From the Amblyraja radiata isolate CabotCenter1 chromosome 14, sAmbRad1.1.pri, whole genome shotgun sequence genome, one window contains:
- the rgcc gene encoding regulator of cell cycle RGCC, which translates to MKSHNSRNAARTRVGDEDLSAVLCEFDAVIEDFASPLNKRHFRYDEHLRCMKRRSSTSVSDGGVSDSDSTDSFRRNSFAFSDEKLESSTMSSSKAKLGDTKELEDYIADLNRTLESM; encoded by the exons ATGAAGTCGCACAACAGCAGGAATGCAGCGAGAA CGCGGGTCGGGGATGAAGATCTGAGCGCCGTGCTGTGTGAATTTGACGCGGTGATTGAAGATTTCGCCTCCCCGCTCAACAAGAGACACTTCAGGTACGACGAGCACCTGAGGTGCATGAAGAGGAGGAGCAGCACGAGTGTCAGCGACGGCGGTGTCAGTGACTCCGACA GTACAGATTCATTTCGCAGGAACAGTTTCGCCTTCAGTGACGAGAAGCTCGAGAGTTCCACGATGTCATCGTCCAAAG CAAAACTTGGGGATACAAAGGAACTAGAAGACTATATTGCAGATTTGAACAGAACATTAGAAA GTATGTGA